The window ATTCTGTAAAAACGGCAGCTGCAGAGGAGGAAATAGATTTTAAGAATTTTAATATTTACAATGTTTCCACCATGCAGCGTAAAGACCTTATGGATACCTTTATTTCGGTCTCTGATATTTATAATGATAAGAATGCTGTTCCGGCAGATCTTCTTAAAAAGCAAAAGGAGCTTCCTTTTGAAAAGGTGTCCTATATTGAATTGGATGGTTCTTACAGAAAAAAAATGCTGGATGCCATTCATATCACGGAAAATGACTCACTGTATCTCTATAATTATGAGACCAATAACCTCCAAAAAATCCCGGTTAATAAGCTGAAAGCCACCGCCTACCTTTCTCCTTATATCGTTGAAGGAGACGAGGTTGACTCGGAATCTTATATGCTTGGATTCCAGATTGACACTCAAAAAGGTACTGATATTTTTGATAAGTACATGAATGTAATCGCCTATTTCGGAAGCAAAAATCCATTTGTAGAAAATCAGATGAAAATGATTAAATGGGAAAAAGCAGGAGCTGATATTCAGAAAAAATATTTCTCAGGTTCCAATCTTAAATATGGAAGTACTTACCAATCTAAGTATGAAAACCTTACGTATTATGTACAGGATCTTCTTGAAGAATATGGAACTCAGGAACGCAGACTGGTAGTGATCAACGATAAGAATGAAAAAATATTTGAGAAGACATTTACCATAAGTGACGGAGCGGAATTCAACCCTCTGGAAAAAATGGAAAATGCAGAAAACCATTATTATGCTCAATGGACAGGTAGACTTTTTAAAGGAAAAGCACCAGTGGTATTTAACTTTACCTCTCCTTCTTTCGGATGCCCTGCCATCACATTTTTGGATAAAGAAAAGACTGAGCTTACTATTAATTGTGATAACAGACATTAATAAAAAAAGGCTTAAATAATAATTCTGCAAGTATTTTATCATATATCTATTATGTACCTGTAGAAAATCTTATGCAAAGTCTATTTAATAAGTAACGATTTTTTAATGAGATACCTCAAAAGCAAACCTGTACATCTACAGGTTTGTTTTTTTTGTTCAAAAAGTTTCCGGAATGAAAAAATAATGTACATTTAATGCCACACAAAAAACACAACTATGAAACAAAATATACTCCTGTTTGCTCTTTGCATTTTCATCAACTTATTGATTGGCAACATTATATTAGTCATTATATTTCCTGACTTACCCTCTTTTTACAACATTCTTATTTCACTATTTGTATTCATCATTTATGGAATAGTGTTTTATCAATTAAACTTAATCCCAAAGAAATTAACAACCTGGAAACTTATCGGAATCTCTGCTGCATTAAGCCTTTCTGCTCTTTTAACTGCCTGTATTTTTACTTCAATAAGCAACCGGTTACCGACGGACACCATCATAACCGCCGGATTAAAAGGAGTTATTCCCATGTTTATTTTTGCGATCGTTCTTGCATCTCCTTTCTGGATCCCTTTGGCATTTTTTAATTTCGTCTGTATTTATTTCATGAGAAAGGAGTCCTGAACAAAACATAACCATTAAAAATGGGGTACATTGAATTTGTTCAACATACCCCATCATCCTATTTATAGCATATTCAATTATTTAACCTTAGGATAAAGTTTATTTTTCAGATTGATAAAATAATTTTCAGATTCTTTGAAATTGTTGGTTTTCATAAATTTAAGAACTACATTCAGATAAGATTCTGAAGGGATAAATTCTGAGCCCATTTTTTCAGAAAACTTTTTATATTCTGTATCCAGCAATCCCGGATTCTTTGCAAGCTGCTTAATATCTGTTCTAAAACCTTTGAATATGAATTTCAAGCCCTCATAATTTCCAGGATAAGAAACCGTTCCATGGGTTTCCTCTTCAAAAAAACGATGTTGATAATTTAAGGTTCCATTTTTTTCTACAATTTCTTTAAACTTTTCAATAGCCTGAGTCATGTCAGAGTTCCAGTTTTTCTGTTGTTCTTCATTGTCAGCCTGAGAAACGTATAAAGATTTGTGAGCAGGAAACTTTTTATTCTTTTCCAGATAATCATTTGTTCTTGAGATCGTTACTTCATGATCCCACCACAAACTCGGATCGTTGGCCACATAAGCATTAAAATATTCCGGGTGAGACAAAAAAGTATTGATGGCAAAAAGACCACCAAATGAATGTCCCACCAAAACAGAATAGTCCTGAGTTCTATAATTTTTACTGATAAAAGGCTTCAGTTCCTCTTGCAGGAATTTCACAAAATTCTCACTTCCGCCACTATCTGCAAAAAGAGTTACCGCAGGATTTACAGGGCTTTTCTTTTGTGATTTTGTAGGAGTAAGATCTCTTGTGCGTTCTGTATTTTTAACTCCAACAACAATACATTCCGGAATGTCAGCGTAAGGAGTTCTGGCGATAAAATCCGTTAGACCTGTATAATATTCAAAATTGATTTCACCATCTAAAAGATAGATGACCGGATATTTAGCGGGATTAATAGCTGTATCATTGTATGTTTTAGGGAGATGAACCCAAACTTCTCTGTTTTCATTCAAAACCTTTGAAAATAGAGTTTGCTTCTCTCCTATCGTAATTTTTTCCTGAGCTTTCCCGAATGTGAAGACTGAAAATAGAGAGAGATATAAAATTTTAAACCAATTGTTCATGATGTGATTCTTTTCTATGTTGATGAATATTTTTAACTTCTTTTCCTTTTTTTCCTGATTTATTCCTTCTTCCCCACCAGATCAGAAATCCTGTCACCGGAAGACTGGTACAAATAATTCCAATAACGAATGTGAATATTTTTCCAAACATTCCGCCCCAATATCCTACATGCAGATCAAAGTTCATATGTTCAATCACTTCATGCATCAAAACTTCTTCCGGATAATTAATTTCATCTCCTGTATATTTATTGACTTCTTTACTTTTCCCATCAACAATACTTTTTAAGCCAATAAATTTGGCTGCCATCACATTGTAAACCGTTGTGGAGTCTTTACGTGGCACACTCATTCTTACCTGTTGAGCCTGTGGAAGTTCTTTAAAACTTCTGTCTATAAAATCCGTAAAAGACAATGCTTTTTTATCAGGATCATACTTCGGATCATATTGTTCTGCAATCTTATGGGCATCAGGAGCTCCTCCAAAAGCAATTTGGGTAAGATCAGTCAAAATCTTGTAAGCCATAATCAATCCAGTAATGGTAATAAATACAGCTGGCA of the Chryseobacterium capnotolerans genome contains:
- a CDS encoding alpha/beta hydrolase; the protein is MNNWFKILYLSLFSVFTFGKAQEKITIGEKQTLFSKVLNENREVWVHLPKTYNDTAINPAKYPVIYLLDGEINFEYYTGLTDFIARTPYADIPECIVVGVKNTERTRDLTPTKSQKKSPVNPAVTLFADSGGSENFVKFLQEELKPFISKNYRTQDYSVLVGHSFGGLFAINTFLSHPEYFNAYVANDPSLWWDHEVTISRTNDYLEKNKKFPAHKSLYVSQADNEEQQKNWNSDMTQAIEKFKEIVEKNGTLNYQHRFFEEETHGTVSYPGNYEGLKFIFKGFRTDIKQLAKNPGLLDTEYKKFSEKMGSEFIPSESYLNVVLKFMKTNNFKESENYFINLKNKLYPKVK